One Methanobacterium sp. genomic region harbors:
- the purE gene encoding 5-(carboxyamino)imidazole ribonucleotide mutase, whose translation MKPRVMILLGSSSDFSIAKKAIDILETLCIPYDIKVASAHRTHEKVKKIVTESTKNGIEVFMGIAGLSAHLPGIMAANTHKPVVGVPVDVKVGGLDALYASVQMPFGAPVATVGIDRGDNGALLAAQIIGIHDEEVRKRVSSMRSSFFEKVNKDESKLLEKVNGSYYSPLLFDAQEFKNDDSAEEQDLDSYDDLDVAVIAGSHSDIKFARKTTNFLDKMDVSYDFSVISPVRHSKKFEDQLKKVKNAKLFIALTGLSAHVTGAIVAYTEKPVIGVPCSIRLEGMDALLSMVNMPPGVPVATVGIDNGGNAAILAAEMLGITNKSVETDIIRFKGNIE comes from the coding sequence ATGAAACCAAGAGTTATGATATTACTGGGAAGTTCATCTGATTTTTCTATAGCAAAAAAGGCTATAGATATATTGGAAACGTTATGTATTCCTTATGATATTAAAGTAGCTTCAGCACACAGAACGCACGAAAAAGTTAAAAAAATTGTAACAGAATCTACTAAAAATGGAATAGAAGTATTTATGGGAATTGCTGGACTTTCAGCCCACTTACCTGGAATAATGGCAGCGAATACTCATAAACCTGTGGTGGGGGTACCTGTAGATGTTAAAGTAGGCGGGCTCGACGCGCTTTATGCATCAGTTCAAATGCCATTTGGAGCACCGGTTGCTACCGTTGGAATAGATCGTGGAGACAATGGGGCACTACTTGCCGCACAGATAATTGGAATCCATGATGAAGAGGTAAGAAAAAGAGTTTCATCAATGAGGAGCTCTTTCTTTGAAAAAGTAAATAAAGACGAAAGCAAACTTCTTGAAAAGGTTAATGGTAGCTATTATTCCCCATTGTTATTTGATGCTCAGGAATTTAAAAACGATGATTCTGCTGAAGAACAAGATTTAGATTCATATGATGATCTGGATGTAGCGGTAATTGCTGGAAGTCATTCAGATATCAAATTTGCTCGGAAAACCACTAATTTCCTGGATAAAATGGATGTATCCTATGATTTCAGTGTTATATCTCCTGTAAGACATTCTAAAAAGTTTGAAGACCAGTTAAAGAAAGTTAAAAATGCTAAGCTTTTTATAGCTCTAACTGGACTATCGGCGCATGTTACTGGAGCTATTGTAGCATATACAGAAAAACCAGTTATAGGAGTCCCATGTTCAATTAGACTTGAAGGAATGGACGCGCTACTTTCAATGGTTAACATGCCTCCAGGAGTACCTGTTGCAACAGTAGGAATAGATAATGGAGGAAACGCTGCTATTTTAGCTGCTGAAATGCTCGGAATCACAAATAAAAGTGTTGAAACTGATATAATACGGTTTAAAGGAAATATTGAGTAA
- a CDS encoding glycosyltransferase has protein sequence MYILSWLILLFVLLVASIKNRGSETKMTVSIVIPAYNESKTIEKVIGVINSLDCVNEIIVVDDGSSDDTSSIAQKAGATVILHSKNKGKGAAIKTGFENSNGDVVAFIDADLKNLTARQVEKIIEPILDGKADVTKTKFKRKAGRVTELTAKPLLNFFFPELKYDQPLSGQFAAKKSFLSKIKFEEDYGVDIGIVLDADVRGMRIKEVDIGEIEHVHSSIEGLNKMANEVVRTIVDRAMSYGRFSMMDDLGKNIRMAILGLSLITLGLFSIFFVNKIPMDIGLVILVSGLIIAIYYGVLLVKRTANILSKSSGRLPTLKSLFYMHFPILISGLILLTMISTFVGYVSIDDGTISIQPASGNLVLIGPNGLQLESRGPYTVDSALENEYSIFRVPSSAMKTLGLNYGDSIYIFNKKYTTRPTIQGEDNILRMPRDARTYLGVDTRTVILDSNLRNIFNNIYIERSLPVQGNISDISIIEGAIIKSDYQNGRIVNIYVDNQKVATTSGVLKDGTYSIYINNMKDRTIYVNNNDAKDNTTLYWGNHTIKIEIGGQVNSNFEFATSDRGKFLNIFLSK, from the coding sequence GTGTACATTTTGTCATGGCTTATCCTACTTTTCGTCTTACTAGTGGCATCCATCAAAAACAGAGGTTCAGAAACAAAAATGACAGTATCTATCGTAATTCCGGCTTATAATGAATCTAAAACTATAGAAAAAGTGATCGGTGTTATAAATAGTTTAGATTGTGTCAATGAAATAATTGTCGTCGATGACGGATCTTCAGATGATACCTCAAGTATTGCGCAAAAAGCAGGAGCAACAGTTATACTCCACTCTAAAAACAAAGGAAAAGGTGCAGCTATAAAAACTGGTTTTGAAAATTCAAATGGGGATGTTGTCGCCTTCATTGATGCAGATTTGAAAAATTTAACCGCAAGACAAGTGGAAAAAATCATCGAACCCATATTAGATGGAAAAGCAGACGTGACCAAAACAAAATTCAAACGAAAAGCAGGAAGAGTGACAGAATTAACCGCCAAACCACTTTTAAATTTCTTTTTCCCAGAATTAAAATATGATCAGCCTTTAAGTGGACAATTTGCAGCGAAAAAAAGTTTCTTAAGTAAGATAAAGTTTGAAGAAGATTATGGGGTAGACATTGGAATCGTGCTGGACGCTGATGTTAGGGGAATGAGGATAAAAGAAGTAGACATAGGTGAAATTGAACACGTACATTCATCCATTGAAGGCCTGAATAAAATGGCCAATGAAGTTGTAAGGACTATTGTAGACCGTGCGATGTCATACGGTAGGTTTTCCATGATGGATGACTTGGGAAAAAACATAAGAATGGCCATTTTAGGACTTTCACTTATAACTTTAGGGCTTTTCTCCATATTTTTCGTTAACAAAATTCCAATGGATATAGGACTAGTAATTCTAGTATCCGGGCTAATAATTGCCATTTATTATGGCGTACTTCTCGTAAAAAGGACAGCAAATATTCTTTCAAAATCCAGTGGAAGACTCCCCACATTAAAGTCATTATTTTATATGCACTTTCCGATTCTTATTTCCGGATTAATACTATTAACTATGATATCCACATTTGTAGGATATGTAAGCATAGATGATGGGACAATATCAATACAGCCAGCTTCAGGAAATCTCGTGCTAATAGGTCCTAATGGTTTACAATTAGAATCAAGAGGACCTTATACAGTAGATAGCGCCCTTGAGAATGAGTATAGCATATTCAGGGTTCCATCCAGCGCTATGAAAACATTAGGCTTGAACTATGGAGATTCCATATATATATTTAACAAAAAATACACTACACGTCCAACTATACAGGGAGAAGACAATATATTAAGAATGCCAAGAGATGCACGAACATATCTCGGAGTGGACACAAGAACTGTCATATTAGATAGTAATCTCCGAAATATCTTCAATAATATATATATTGAAAGATCCCTACCAGTACAGGGAAATATTAGCGACATATCCATTATTGAAGGAGCTATAATTAAATCAGATTATCAAAACGGCAGAATAGTAAATATATACGTTGATAACCAGAAGGTTGCAACAACATCAGGAGTCCTCAAAGATGGGACTTACAGCATCTACATTAACAACATGAAGGATCGTACCATTTACGTCAATAATAACGATGCTAAAGATAATACTACTCTTTACTGGGGCAATCATACCATAAAAATAGAAATTGGAGGACAAGTTAATTCTAATTTCGAATTTGCAACATCAGATCGAGGCAAATTTTTAAATATATTCTTAAGTAAATGA
- a CDS encoding UbiD family decarboxylase, whose translation MREFLNLVLEEDFKVITVEKEVSAEYEVAKILREHPKDVLIFENVKGYDMKIISGICNTRDKIARGISVTVPEITKRIMKATENPIPIKNVENVKENFNTQKEPDLSKIPVPTYYKKDGGAYMTAGVVIAKDPETGIRNASIHRMLVSGKDKLGIRIVPRNLYTYYKKAEEMDKPLDIAIAIGMHPATLLATTTSVPITTDELEVANNFHNGNMKLIKCESVDLDVPDAEIIMEGKILPHEREPEGPFVDLTDTYDVVRDEPIIKLNKIHYKKDPFYHAIMPAGFEHRLLQGLPQEPRIYNAVLNTVPTVQNVVLTEGGCCWLHAAVSIKKQTQGDGKNVLMAALAAHPSLKHAIVVDEDVDIFNPEDLEYAIATRVKGDDDIMIVPGARGSSLDPCAKPDGTTTKIGVDATKPLDKLEKFKRVSFSE comes from the coding sequence ATGAGAGAATTTTTGAATCTGGTTCTTGAAGAAGATTTTAAGGTTATAACGGTTGAGAAGGAAGTATCTGCTGAATATGAAGTCGCGAAGATTTTAAGGGAACATCCAAAGGATGTATTGATCTTTGAAAATGTTAAAGGCTATGATATGAAGATCATATCTGGTATTTGCAACACTAGGGATAAGATTGCACGTGGAATTTCAGTTACAGTACCTGAAATTACAAAACGGATAATGAAAGCCACAGAGAACCCTATACCTATTAAAAATGTTGAAAATGTCAAAGAAAACTTCAATACTCAAAAAGAACCAGATTTAAGTAAAATTCCAGTACCAACTTACTACAAAAAAGACGGCGGGGCTTATATGACTGCTGGAGTTGTAATAGCAAAAGATCCGGAAACTGGAATAAGGAATGCTTCAATTCATAGAATGCTTGTTTCTGGAAAAGATAAACTTGGAATAAGGATAGTCCCAAGAAATCTTTATACTTACTATAAAAAAGCGGAAGAAATGGATAAACCGCTTGATATTGCTATTGCAATAGGTATGCATCCTGCAACACTTCTCGCAACAACCACCTCTGTTCCAATTACAACAGATGAGCTTGAAGTTGCAAATAATTTCCATAATGGAAATATGAAACTTATAAAGTGCGAATCTGTTGATTTAGACGTGCCAGATGCGGAAATAATAATGGAAGGTAAAATTTTACCCCACGAAAGAGAACCTGAAGGTCCATTTGTAGATTTAACAGATACTTATGATGTTGTGAGAGATGAACCAATTATAAAACTTAATAAAATCCATTACAAGAAAGATCCTTTCTATCACGCTATAATGCCTGCTGGATTTGAACACAGACTTTTACAGGGCCTTCCACAAGAACCAAGGATTTATAATGCTGTTTTAAACACAGTTCCAACAGTTCAAAATGTTGTTTTAACTGAAGGCGGCTGCTGCTGGCTTCATGCAGCAGTTTCTATAAAGAAACAAACTCAGGGTGACGGTAAAAATGTTTTGATGGCAGCGCTTGCAGCTCATCCCTCCTTAAAACATGCTATTGTCGTAGATGAGGATGTTGATATTTTCAATCCTGAAGATCTTGAATATGCTATTGCAACACGTGTTAAAGGTGATGATGATATCATGATAGTTCCTGGAGCTAGAGGTTCTTCACTTGACCCTTGTGCAAAGCCTGATGGTACCACTACTAAGATTGGAGTGGATGCAACTAAGCCTTTGGACAAGTTGGAGAAATTTAAGAGGGTTAGTTTTTCGGAATAA
- the mmp11 gene encoding methanogenesis marker protein 11 yields the protein MEIVTPDDLKERFKDPWVAPYKKILTMVDDDMVEIVEYHPCIGGSQWMVYQYERSSDLVKSAERDGNKHTYLVDVGKTDLNLKPSFSAAGIEEVSVEGDEVKVTHAGLAGAGVGAAMCRGMAKGVKRVELYDIGGGSKVGRAAVVTPKLQKVVIGIDDTDTKEKGATWTLANNVGVELSKRGFEYINHVIVQLYPHNPNKTQNCVAIALVFAVKPGERDKLIEEARELFKESTLSQKTSMAILDGIKIPEKLREYSMATKQSMMSLEEAEKTAKELGIELIEVTGSHGKIGALAALGLYNDIEEAVKVYY from the coding sequence ATGGAAATAGTAACCCCTGACGACTTAAAAGAGAGATTTAAAGACCCATGGGTAGCCCCATATAAAAAGATTTTAACCATGGTTGACGATGATATGGTAGAAATTGTTGAATATCATCCCTGTATTGGGGGCTCACAATGGATGGTCTATCAATATGAAAGGTCAAGTGATCTGGTAAAAAGTGCAGAAAGAGATGGAAACAAACATACATATCTTGTAGACGTTGGAAAAACCGATTTAAATCTTAAACCAAGTTTTTCTGCTGCAGGGATCGAAGAAGTATCTGTTGAAGGGGATGAAGTAAAAGTAACTCATGCAGGTCTGGCTGGAGCAGGAGTTGGGGCTGCAATGTGCCGGGGAATGGCAAAAGGGGTTAAAAGAGTTGAACTTTACGATATTGGTGGTGGTTCAAAGGTTGGAAGGGCTGCTGTTGTAACTCCTAAACTTCAAAAAGTTGTAATTGGAATTGATGACACTGATACTAAGGAAAAAGGGGCCACATGGACTTTAGCTAATAACGTCGGAGTTGAACTAAGTAAAAGGGGATTTGAATATATAAATCATGTTATTGTGCAGTTATATCCTCACAATCCAAATAAAACTCAAAATTGCGTTGCTATAGCACTTGTTTTCGCTGTTAAACCCGGTGAACGAGATAAATTAATTGAAGAAGCACGAGAACTATTTAAAGAAAGTACCCTATCTCAAAAGACTTCAATGGCAATTTTAGATGGCATTAAAATTCCTGAAAAGCTGAGAGAATATTCAATGGCAACTAAACAGTCCATGATGTCCCTTGAAGAGGCTGAAAAAACTGCAAAAGAACTTGGAATAGAACTTATTGAAGTTACAGGTTCTCATGGTAAAATAGGGGCTCTTGCAGCATTAGGACTTTACAATGATATAGAAGAAGCCGTAAAAGTTTATTATTGA